From the Nonlabens marinus S1-08 genome, one window contains:
- a CDS encoding DUF6090 family protein has protein sequence MIKFFRKIRKNLLNEGKTTKYFKYAIGEIVLVVIGILIALQINNWNQEYQERNAEKKVIADLKASLINTESQLGDLILIYKSNLERMNYVVDQLNSRRPLDDELKMSFHHIESYPEPLFEIGVYDNFKINSLQLIKNDRLKTAIIQFYEAQLPSIGHKLSNNMESVVITSLMPLNVQNFSYGDNAMMTPNDYERLLNNQQYFNAISYMSAIKEFALSEIQRVLETVKFLIDDVVTYQNQIE, from the coding sequence ATGATTAAATTCTTTAGAAAAATCCGTAAAAACCTTTTGAATGAAGGGAAGACTACCAAGTATTTTAAATATGCTATTGGTGAGATTGTGTTAGTAGTTATAGGTATTCTTATAGCCCTTCAAATCAACAACTGGAACCAGGAATACCAAGAGAGAAATGCAGAAAAAAAGGTTATAGCAGACTTAAAAGCTAGTCTCATTAATACAGAAAGCCAACTGGGAGATTTAATCTTAATTTATAAAAGTAATCTTGAAAGGATGAACTATGTGGTAGATCAGCTAAACTCTAGGCGCCCACTGGATGATGAACTTAAAATGAGTTTTCATCACATAGAATCTTATCCTGAACCTTTGTTTGAGATAGGGGTTTATGATAATTTCAAAATTAACTCACTACAACTCATTAAAAATGATCGTCTCAAAACGGCTATCATCCAATTTTATGAGGCACAGCTACCCTCTATAGGCCACAAACTGAGCAATAATATGGAGTCAGTTGTAATAACTTCGCTTATGCCGCTTAATGTTCAAAACTTTTCATACGGTGATAATGCCATGATGACGCCTAACGATTATGAGCGTTTATTAAATAACCAGCAGTATTTCAATGCGATCAGTTACATGAGCGCAATTAAAGAATTTGCTTTAAGCGAAATTCAGCGAGTCCTGGAAACAGTTAAATTTCTTATTGACGATGTAGTGACCTATCAAAATCAAATTGAATGA
- a CDS encoding DUF6090 family protein, producing MIKFFRTIRKNLIEQSKVRNYFFYAIGEIFLVVIGILIALQINNWNEEKKSSKFESEILKLISQNLERDSVMISIELKKALTATALTDRVLKAAKEKTYSDSIPFWLGKIITFERFQSQSSGYEVLKSKGFDVIKNKNLQTDLISYYDSDLFNMSQGLNDVLGAFNTDWIPILKSEFSDFRWMEYAEPRDYKLFFNNQTHLMQFKLYQDNREGSIDKMVLALDKIAIIKSQIDLAND from the coding sequence ATGATAAAATTCTTCCGCACCATCCGTAAAAACCTCATAGAGCAATCCAAAGTTCGCAACTACTTTTTTTATGCCATCGGCGAAATCTTTCTGGTGGTTATAGGTATTTTAATTGCGCTGCAAATCAACAACTGGAATGAAGAAAAAAAGAGTTCAAAGTTTGAAAGTGAAATTTTAAAGTTGATCAGTCAGAATCTTGAAAGGGATTCGGTAATGATAAGCATTGAACTGAAAAAGGCTCTAACTGCCACGGCACTTACCGACCGGGTCTTAAAAGCGGCAAAAGAAAAAACCTATAGTGATAGTATTCCATTCTGGCTCGGGAAGATAATAACCTTCGAACGGTTTCAGTCCCAGTCAAGTGGCTACGAAGTTCTAAAATCAAAGGGTTTTGATGTTATAAAGAACAAAAATCTTCAAACAGATCTCATTTCGTATTACGATTCTGACCTGTTTAATATGTCTCAAGGTCTTAATGATGTATTGGGCGCTTTTAATACAGACTGGATTCCGATTTTAAAATCTGAGTTTTCAGATTTCCGCTGGATGGAATATGCAGAACCAAGAGATTATAAATTGTTTTTTAATAACCAAACTCACCTGATGCAGTTTAAACTTTATCAGGATAACCGCGAAGGATCAATAGATAAAATGGTTCTGGCACTGGACAAGATTGCAATCATAAAATCACAAATAGATCTGGCTAATGATTAA
- a CDS encoding DUF6090 family protein, translating to MIKFFRKLRWSSLSRKRIPKYLLYATGEILLVVIGILIALQVNDWNENLKNDNKEQLILKDLHLEFQKNKEKLQSVIQHHQEIVDATTQVLNLVGQPEAAILQHNIDSLLYITIDHYDFSPNESAISELISSGKLNLITSDNLRLLIFEWVSAVEEKTEGYETMDEMSQTLTLPYITKNGSMKDIDQFGIVKIGHSKFEAVNYKLFKEREFENHMDNQVWGVTNYLLKLKRLEIIINDIVRFTNTETPTQK from the coding sequence ATGATAAAATTCTTTAGAAAATTACGATGGAGTTCGCTTTCGCGAAAGCGAATACCCAAATACTTACTCTATGCTACGGGAGAAATCCTGCTGGTTGTGATAGGAATTCTTATTGCTCTTCAGGTGAATGACTGGAATGAAAACCTGAAAAACGATAACAAAGAGCAGCTCATACTCAAAGACCTTCATCTGGAGTTTCAAAAAAATAAAGAAAAACTACAATCTGTTATACAGCATCATCAGGAAATTGTTGATGCCACCACTCAGGTTTTAAATCTGGTTGGTCAGCCTGAAGCTGCTATTTTACAGCATAACATTGATAGCTTGCTATATATTACCATAGATCACTATGATTTCAGCCCAAATGAATCGGCAATATCGGAGTTGATTTCATCGGGAAAACTAAACTTAATAACCTCAGACAACTTACGCTTGCTGATTTTTGAATGGGTGAGTGCCGTGGAAGAAAAAACAGAGGGTTATGAAACCATGGACGAAATGAGTCAAACCCTAACCCTTCCTTATATTACTAAAAATGGATCTATGAAAGATATTGACCAGTTTGGGATTGTAAAAATTGGGCACTCAAAATTCGAAGCTGTCAATTATAAACTTTTTAAGGAAAGAGAATTTGAAAACCATATGGATAACCAGGTCTGGGGAGTTACCAATTACCTATTGAAACTGAAACGTCTGGAAATAATCATTAACGATATTGTCAGGTTTACCAATACAGAAACTCCGACTCAAAAATGA
- a CDS encoding DUF6090 family protein: MINFLKKIRKGFLTTGRTTKYLTYAIGEIILVVIGILIALAINNASETRKEQKLEQQLITRLHKEYQENKDLLTKRVIVLIQSEDASLRIMNLMNKDISQVETNTIDSLLFHTIEYSAYNPLSTTLTEVTQTGKLDLISNQKLKDLLGQWSIQYNHHQGTFRVFEKWVEDGILPYLTKNIASKNVGRFGQLQWKEISEFESDYNVILKDREFENIMDNHLYHNGLLISEYQNLDNIIDQILILTKEDSPADQ; encoded by the coding sequence ATGATAAACTTCTTAAAAAAAATCCGTAAAGGCTTTCTTACAACTGGTAGAACAACCAAGTATTTGACCTATGCCATAGGTGAAATCATTCTCGTGGTTATTGGGATTTTGATTGCTTTGGCGATAAATAATGCCAGTGAAACTCGCAAAGAGCAAAAGCTAGAACAACAACTCATCACCAGACTACATAAAGAGTATCAAGAGAATAAAGACTTGTTGACAAAAAGAGTAATCGTGCTTATTCAAAGCGAGGATGCGTCCTTAAGAATCATGAACTTAATGAATAAGGACATCTCTCAAGTTGAAACAAATACAATTGATAGTCTTTTGTTTCACACGATTGAATATTCTGCTTATAATCCGTTAAGTACCACATTGACAGAGGTTACACAGACGGGAAAATTAGACCTTATTTCTAACCAAAAACTAAAGGATCTCCTAGGTCAATGGAGCATTCAATACAACCACCACCAAGGAACTTTTAGGGTATTCGAAAAATGGGTGGAAGACGGGATTTTACCCTATTTAACTAAAAATATTGCATCGAAAAATGTGGGCCGTTTTGGTCAACTTCAGTGGAAAGAAATTTCTGAATTTGAAAGTGATTACAACGTCATTCTAAAAGATCGGGAGTTTGAAAATATTATGGATAATCACCTGTACCATAATGGTTTACTTATTAGTGAATATCAAAACCTCGATAACATCATTGACCAGATTTTAATATTGACAAAAGAAGATTCTCCAGCCGATCAGTAA
- the recG gene encoding ATP-dependent DNA helicase RecG, which translates to MPVNFLTTPIDYLSGVGPSRAELLRKELGIMTYGDLANFFPNRYVDRTQFHKINQLVPETAQVQIVGKLMSISTAGAGKATRLVATLADDTGRMELVWFKGQKYFKESLKVNEVYVVYGKVSRYGAMYSIAHPDVELLKEYRGRQQNSMTPIYPSTEMLTKRHLTNKYFVRLMRQLFSEIKAAFVETLPDDVMRDQQLITKNAAMQEIHFPSSTNGLQAALKRLKFEELFFIQLELLLQNRIRKTQIKSFAFEIVGDHFNNFYNFNLPFELTGAQKRVVKEIRADMANGAHMNRLLQGDVGSGKTIVAVLTCLLAIDNGFQACIMAPTEILAQQHMAGVSELLAPTGLRVALLTGSVKTKARRIIHEALEDGSLDILIGTHALIEDKVKFLNLGVAIVDEQHRFGVAQRAKLWKKNKLPPHVLVMTATPIPRTLAMSLYGDLDISVIDELPPGRKEIKTVHRYDKNRLGVFSFIKEEIQKGRQIYIVYPLIQESETLDYKDLMDGYESIVREFPMPQYQVSIVHGQMKSEDKDYEMQRFVEGKTQIMVATTVIEVGVNVPNASVMIIESAERFGLSQLHQLRGRVGRGADQSFCILMTGHKLSAEAKTRLETMVETTDGFKIAEVDLKLRGPGDIMGTRQSGVMELRIADIVKDNELLAVARNAAINFLQEDPAIGMEKNINVRRVMAHLQSRKGLWKYIS; encoded by the coding sequence GTGCCGGTAAACTTTTTAACTACACCTATAGACTACCTTTCAGGAGTTGGGCCTTCTCGTGCGGAATTGTTGCGAAAGGAATTGGGTATTATGACGTACGGTGATTTGGCAAATTTTTTCCCAAATCGATACGTCGACCGCACGCAATTTCACAAAATCAATCAGCTCGTTCCCGAAACCGCACAAGTACAGATTGTAGGAAAATTAATGAGCATTTCTACGGCAGGAGCAGGAAAGGCCACCCGATTAGTAGCCACTCTGGCCGACGATACAGGTAGGATGGAACTGGTCTGGTTCAAAGGGCAAAAGTATTTCAAGGAAAGTCTAAAAGTGAATGAGGTCTATGTAGTGTATGGGAAAGTCTCGCGCTATGGAGCCATGTACAGCATTGCCCATCCTGATGTAGAGCTGTTAAAAGAATATCGAGGTCGCCAGCAAAACTCCATGACGCCCATTTATCCGTCCACGGAAATGCTGACAAAGCGACATTTAACTAACAAATATTTTGTCCGATTGATGCGGCAACTGTTCTCTGAAATCAAAGCCGCATTTGTAGAAACGCTTCCTGACGATGTGATGCGCGATCAGCAATTGATTACCAAAAATGCGGCGATGCAGGAAATTCATTTCCCGTCCAGCACTAATGGGTTGCAAGCTGCCTTAAAGCGATTGAAGTTTGAAGAATTGTTTTTCATACAGCTCGAATTATTATTACAAAACCGAATCAGGAAAACTCAGATCAAAAGTTTTGCTTTTGAAATTGTGGGCGATCATTTTAATAATTTCTACAATTTTAATTTGCCGTTTGAATTGACTGGCGCTCAAAAACGAGTAGTCAAGGAAATTAGGGCAGACATGGCTAACGGTGCCCATATGAACCGGTTATTGCAAGGCGATGTAGGTTCAGGAAAAACTATCGTTGCTGTATTGACTTGTTTACTAGCTATTGATAATGGTTTTCAAGCCTGCATCATGGCGCCAACCGAGATCCTTGCACAACAACACATGGCTGGCGTTTCAGAATTACTGGCGCCTACGGGTTTAAGGGTGGCACTATTAACAGGATCAGTAAAAACAAAAGCACGCCGAATCATTCACGAGGCACTGGAAGATGGAAGTCTGGATATCTTGATAGGAACGCATGCGTTGATTGAAGACAAGGTGAAGTTTTTGAATCTTGGAGTAGCGATTGTAGACGAGCAACACCGTTTTGGCGTTGCACAACGTGCCAAGCTTTGGAAGAAAAACAAACTACCACCACATGTGTTGGTCATGACTGCAACGCCCATCCCACGGACCTTAGCGATGAGTTTGTACGGAGATTTGGATATCTCTGTGATTGATGAATTACCGCCTGGTCGCAAAGAGATCAAGACCGTGCATCGCTATGACAAGAATAGGCTGGGGGTTTTCTCCTTCATCAAAGAAGAAATTCAAAAAGGCCGGCAGATTTATATTGTGTATCCGTTGATCCAGGAATCGGAAACGCTGGACTACAAAGATTTAATGGACGGTTATGAAAGCATCGTTCGTGAATTTCCAATGCCTCAATATCAAGTCAGCATTGTTCACGGCCAGATGAAGTCAGAAGACAAGGATTATGAGATGCAACGCTTTGTAGAAGGAAAGACGCAAATTATGGTAGCGACTACCGTAATTGAGGTAGGCGTGAATGTTCCTAATGCTAGTGTGATGATTATTGAGAGTGCAGAGCGTTTTGGCTTGTCACAACTCCACCAGCTGCGAGGTAGGGTAGGTCGTGGCGCAGATCAAAGTTTTTGCATTTTAATGACCGGTCACAAATTAAGTGCAGAAGCCAAGACGAGACTAGAAACCATGGTAGAAACCACAGACGGATTCAAAATCGCTGAGGTAGACCTCAAACTGCGCGGTCCAGGCGACATCATGGGAACCCGACAAAGCGGTGTTATGGAATTGCGCATTGCAGACATTGTAAAGGACAATGAGTTACTCGCAGTTGCCAGAAACGCCGCCATCAACTTCTTGCAGGAAGATCCAGCTATAGGAATGGAAAAGAACATCAACGTGCGCCGAGTCATGGCACACTTGCAAAGCAGGAAAGGCTTGTGGAAATACATCAGTTGA
- a CDS encoding M1 family metallopeptidase: MTRLFFIYLTFLSALISSAQGIDQPSVDFKRAAVDVSFDPSSELVVGSISFEIDILKATDQVHIDANNLLEYSVSSTSHPDIKGTTDDAGLLLRARFRESEKATVTITFKSQPNKALYFIDTDADKRWDQAWTQGQGKYTSNWLPSIDDMNEKMEWDISITAPAEFTVISNGKLISKSTESSGIQWNFDMSQPMSSYLVAVVVGDYQVSSQVSSTGIPLDFYYYPQDSSKVASTYQHSRQIFDFLEKEIGIGYPWEVYKQIPVKDFLYAGMENTSATIFSDQFVQDEIGALDRSYVNVNAHELAHQWFGDLVTEESGTHHWLQEGFATYYALLAERALYGDVHYYVNLYEQAELLNDQNQSGNTTALMDPNASSLTFYQHGAWAIHALRDLVGDVVFKNSIKVFLKKYAFENATTDDLLKIVADQSGKDLTDYKALWLTNKQFPSEEALRLLRKDLFMEAYLQLLARRISTFDEAYNSYKETLKQPVQKEAVLEMVGQLSLHDDARKYKLLEQAAALNNLEIRQLIALTTTEVNDNNKSMISSFLTDNSYVTREQSLVLLWNAAGDKKRLLETAKKAWKQTNESFDLAWLALAINTEGYTKTERKKFLQELQEYTRPSFSTETRQVAFDYLVALDYLDDQNYLDLYQAALHHNYRFYEYARKLVNEQYAQEKRRALMDEVVELLTPAEQEKLKLVTDL, translated from the coding sequence ATGACTCGACTCTTTTTTATCTATCTTACTTTTTTATCCGCACTCATTTCCAGTGCTCAAGGAATCGATCAACCCAGCGTTGATTTTAAGCGAGCTGCGGTGGACGTGAGTTTTGACCCTTCCAGTGAACTAGTTGTGGGGAGCATTAGTTTTGAGATTGACATTTTAAAAGCTACAGATCAAGTTCATATCGATGCTAATAATCTGTTGGAATATTCCGTAAGCTCCACAAGTCACCCTGATATTAAGGGTACAACTGATGATGCAGGGTTGTTGTTGAGAGCTCGCTTTCGCGAAAGCGAAAAAGCCACCGTTACCATTACATTCAAAAGTCAACCGAACAAGGCTCTTTATTTTATAGATACAGATGCGGATAAGCGATGGGATCAAGCCTGGACGCAAGGTCAAGGGAAATATACCAGCAACTGGCTGCCCAGTATTGACGATATGAATGAAAAGATGGAATGGGATATCAGTATTACTGCTCCTGCCGAATTTACTGTGATATCAAATGGAAAATTAATATCAAAATCAACGGAAAGCAGTGGAATCCAATGGAATTTTGACATGTCCCAGCCTATGTCCAGCTATTTAGTGGCAGTTGTGGTAGGCGATTATCAGGTTTCTAGCCAAGTTTCTAGTACAGGAATTCCACTAGATTTTTATTACTACCCGCAAGACAGTTCTAAGGTAGCGAGCACATACCAGCATTCTCGACAGATTTTTGATTTTTTGGAGAAGGAAATCGGCATCGGGTATCCATGGGAGGTTTATAAGCAGATTCCGGTGAAAGACTTTTTGTATGCTGGAATGGAAAATACGAGCGCAACGATATTTAGTGATCAGTTTGTACAGGACGAGATAGGTGCTTTGGATCGCAGCTATGTGAACGTGAATGCGCATGAACTGGCACACCAATGGTTTGGCGATCTAGTGACTGAGGAGTCTGGAACACACCACTGGCTGCAGGAAGGTTTTGCGACCTATTATGCGCTTCTAGCCGAACGCGCACTTTATGGCGATGTGCATTATTATGTGAACCTCTATGAACAAGCGGAATTGCTGAATGATCAAAATCAGTCGGGAAACACCACTGCCCTGATGGATCCTAATGCTAGCTCGCTGACTTTCTACCAGCATGGCGCTTGGGCTATTCATGCCTTGAGAGATTTAGTAGGTGATGTCGTATTTAAAAATAGCATTAAAGTCTTTTTAAAAAAGTATGCCTTTGAAAATGCAACAACAGATGATTTACTAAAAATAGTTGCTGATCAATCTGGAAAAGACCTGACCGATTATAAAGCCTTATGGCTTACCAACAAACAATTCCCTAGTGAAGAAGCATTGAGGTTGTTGCGCAAGGATTTGTTTATGGAGGCGTATCTGCAGTTATTAGCAAGACGCATCTCAACATTTGATGAAGCTTACAACAGCTATAAAGAAACCTTGAAACAACCGGTACAAAAAGAAGCAGTTCTAGAAATGGTAGGGCAATTGAGCCTTCACGATGACGCAAGAAAATATAAGCTTTTAGAACAAGCCGCTGCCTTGAATAATCTTGAAATACGCCAGTTGATTGCTTTGACCACTACCGAGGTAAATGACAATAACAAATCCATGATCAGTAGCTTTTTGACTGACAATTCCTATGTCACCAGAGAGCAAAGCTTGGTTTTACTATGGAATGCTGCGGGAGATAAAAAGCGATTGTTAGAAACGGCAAAAAAGGCTTGGAAACAAACTAACGAGAGCTTCGATCTCGCATGGCTCGCATTAGCCATCAACACAGAAGGTTACACTAAAACAGAGCGCAAGAAGTTTCTACAAGAACTTCAAGAATATACTAGACCATCGTTCTCAACAGAGACCAGGCAAGTGGCTTTTGATTATTTGGTCGCTTTAGATTATCTGGACGATCAAAACTATCTGGATTTATATCAAGCTGCACTGCATCATAATTATAGGTTTTATGAGTATGCCCGTAAATTAGTCAATGAGCAGTATGCTCAAGAAAAGCGCAGAGCGCTTATGGATGAAGTGGTTGAATTACTCACTCCTGCGGAGCAGGAGAAATTGAAGTTGGTGACAGATTTGTAG
- a CDS encoding DUF7935 family protein codes for MNQSTTQILIAFLPALIVGLIAYLLIKAFLDNEEKRRIFLASKSLKPKTLPMRMAAYERLTLFLERMKPNSLLVRTNTGSLSKSAYESMLVATIEQEFEHNVAQQIYFTEECWNVIRAAKNTTIQKIRQVGMSNKSTTAEELRAQIINEFMESLAPSETALSYVRKEVRELF; via the coding sequence ATGAATCAGTCTACAACCCAAATTCTCATCGCATTCCTACCGGCTCTCATTGTTGGATTAATAGCTTACCTGCTGATTAAGGCCTTTTTAGACAATGAGGAAAAACGCCGCATCTTTCTTGCTTCAAAATCGTTGAAGCCCAAAACTTTACCCATGCGCATGGCAGCCTACGAGCGGTTGACCTTATTTCTAGAGCGCATGAAACCTAATAGTCTATTAGTAAGAACAAATACGGGTAGTTTAAGTAAATCAGCATATGAATCTATGCTGGTCGCCACGATCGAGCAGGAGTTTGAGCATAATGTAGCCCAACAGATTTACTTCACAGAAGAATGCTGGAATGTCATACGGGCTGCAAAAAACACGACCATTCAAAAAATACGTCAGGTAGGAATGAGCAACAAATCAACAACTGCTGAAGAACTGCGGGCTCAAATTATCAATGAGTTTATGGAAAGCCTGGCGCCTAGTGAGACGGCCTTGAGTTATGTGCGCAAAGAAGTTAGGGAGTTGTTTTAG